The Populus alba chromosome 6, ASM523922v2, whole genome shotgun sequence genomic interval aCCGTGCATGTCTCTTGATTGTTAAATAATTGGCGGAAGTTGATGACTCGCATATTGTTTATTACTAATTCTCtactttattataattaaatttaattatagtttttaatttaaatttaattattttattttattttttaaaatatatttaaaaataaaagggttagatatgtatttttaaaaagttagttttcatattaaatattatctatttaaaattataaatcaaaagggttgacctttgatttatttttgtaatatttttagagattaaatttcatttaaaattcaattcttaacaTTTAAAAGGAttctaaacataaaattttattaaaatctctAAATTAAAGTCAATTCAAAAGTTATAAACATGTTGTGAGTGAATTTAAGCTTTTGAAAACTACAAGACTAATATTAAGAagtttaaactataaaaatctaaagtggtatgttttaatatttaagtttttttataaaattcttttcattatttttccaaaTCCTTTCAAGATACATGTAAAGCCAGTCAAGACAGCTctttttctaggaaaaaaaagagaggcaagAGAGCTTTTTTCGCTGATGTTACTATTAAAATGAGATGTAGATGCTTCATGTATGTTTAGTAAAAAgaaaagccaaaacaaaaaaaaaaatgtttttttcatcttgattttcttcttctttctagttttttttaataaaaattaaaaaaacatgtttatttatcaagaaaaaagaattttttttcaccaaataaaatataaaatacatcaagattacaactatttttcatacaaaattaaaataatcatttataataataatttttatatttatactgtgatgatttaattataaattattgtttttgtcatttaaattaaaaattatcatgaaaaagttgtaattataaaaaaatgaagttttacattagatttataacaaaataaataaatttatgatataataaGTATGTTTATATGCTTACTTTGGGAGGATTAACTCTTCAGCTACATGCATGtttgtaagaaaaagaaaaagaaaactctttGGCTGCGTGGATGAATTAATAATCTATCATAACTAGTAGGGTGCCCGTATTACAGGAGGGTACTACACAAGTTAGAAAAAGAGAATGTTAATTGTGGTGAgaattttaattgtaaataatgGAATTTATTGTTTCCAATAAGAGTGGCCTCAATCGCATGTGGGAGGTCTCCCTTActactctttttttaatataatatatttatattttattagtttcatttgtaaaaatattttatattttgtcctCAATATATACATAGTAGGGATTTCTCAAAATATATGTACGTAGGTGTAAAAAGAGATATATTCCTCACTAAATATGTGAACAGCCTagctaaaaacaatttatagtgAACTTAATATTATGGCCATACACCAGCGTGTGCCTTGTGTGATAATCTCCACTTCATTCGGCGCTGCTCAGGCGCCTAAGAGGAGGAGGTAAAGGGGCTTGCATCATTATGAAGAATATTGAACCAAGACTGGTTGAGCTAGACCGAAACTATGTCGTATACAAGATAGTCTGCCGCGAGTACGCATCTTTTCAATGTGGTATGTTGAAGGATGTTTTGGAGTAGTTAACGTCGAGTGTTAATTTAGCTTCTGTTACATTTTGATCAACTATTGTCTTTGCTCATATCCCCCCTGCAACTAAATAATTATATCAGCACAGAATActtgagtttatatatatatatatgattcttTATCACGGTGCTCAAAGGCTTACTGTTGCTGAATGGGATAAATCTTTATCACGGCGCTCAAAGGCTGCTAATGCAAGCATGCCCTAAAACCACCACCAGACCATGGTTTTGGATGCTTGAAGTGAgacaatttacttttttatgcaattgagaAACAAGCTTGGATTTGTTAGTGAGACACTAAGCatataataaaactaaagaaacacaCTGTTGAAGATTATCATATATAAAGCTTGCCATCTTAATTAATGCATGGAAAGCTCCCAACGACACAAAACCAAGATCAGTCAGCAACAATACTGAATTTTGAACAAATTGTATCTCAATGGGAGACAGAGATTGAAATCTTGTTATAAATTGTAACTAAAATCACTTCAATAGACTGGATAGTGATTCATACATTGAAATCTAATAAATGGACAGAATATAAAGTAATGAGACTTTCATTTGCATCTGCAATTCTTACAAGAAAAGAAACTTGCAACGAAGGAAATactaaaaaacacaacaaagatTAAATCCTAAGGCGTTTGCACTATGATTTTATTTCCcttttctgataaaaaaaaaaaaaaaaacaataagatgaGTAGGATTATCACCAATCAGGCAATCACCACCACTGGTGAACTAGAACTCCCCTGTCTCTAAGAGAAGTAAACAGATCCAAGCACTCCCCATATGTTTTCTCATACTTGGAGCTCCTCTGTCCAGGACAACATCTTTGCCACCTACTATAATGACATTCAAGAAAGATTTCATCAATCAAACAAATGGCTCCAGTTTCAAACAACCTCGGTATCAAATCAAACTCGGTCCCTTCAACATCCATCTTCATCACCACAAAATCCTTCTCCGTCACCGTGCTCTTCAACCACTCAGCAAAATCAAACCCTTCTATCTCATTCACCTCTCCATTAAAACTCTCCGATGATGAATCATATTTCACTGGCTGAATTCTCCCCATCCCTCGTGCCTTGTCCTTTACTTTCTTGCCCGGATCATGATTAATCTCAAACCTCAACGTCTCATTCCTCACCCATGCAGCATATGGCAACAATTTGACCCCTTTTTTTACTCTATATTCCTCATAGAACGCCTTATCTGCCTCAATCGCATACACATCAAACGTCCTATTCTGTTTAGGATATTGCTTCTTAAACCAACTCCCTATACTAGACCCATAACTCCTAGCTCCAACATCAACATACACATACCTACTCTTAAAACTAATATCCGCCATGGCCGGGAGATACTTAATATTCTTTATATTCCTTTTCAATGTAATCCACGGCTTCAATGGCTCTTCCTTTATCAGAGACTCGGCATTGCGCACCAAATCCCTTTTATACCCCGGAACAGAGCATGTATTCTCCGAATTGCCATCAGAACCTTTGCTAAGAATTTCACTTCCTCCTTTCTTTTGCAAAACAATTTCTCTAATAAAAGGCAGTGATGAATTATAACCTTCAATGTCAAGTGACTTGATTAATTTGCAAGAATTGAACAAATCAAGAAACGAATTAAAACTGTAGTTATCTTTAGCACTCACGTGAACCACAAAAAACCCTTCCGGTTTTAATGTTCGCTGGATCTCTGACACCGTTAAATCCAATGGCCTCTTCTGTGAAGCCTTATCCAACCGGTCCCCGCCGGAGAAAATAAAGTCAAAAGAATTCTCATCGAACGGCCACCGATTCTCCTTCGACGAAATCACCAACGGCTTTGATGCTTTTTGGTAAATCCCAATCGAGTCCAAAATGCCGATTTCTTTCAAAGCGAAAACATCTTCTCCGTTCGGCGTTTCTACACACAAAGTCTTGGAAATAGCCGAGAGATAACCTTCGGATACCAGATCATGAAAGATATCAGAGTAGAAATGAACGGCCTTGATCCAGTCTTTACTCGTGTAAAGATATGGCTGTGAGGGACCCGCTGAGGTGGATTCCACTGCTCTGTTCGCGGTGGAGAAACCGGTTCCGGTGCCGGCGATGACGAAATTGAAATTCTCCGGTAAGAAACAGAATCCACCGAGATTGCATGATTCGCCAGTGATGGTAACAATGTAAGCGAATCGAACGATAATGATTAAAACACCGAATAATAACACCTTCACAAGAATGTTGCTCAAGAAGTTCGGTTTCCCTGCGGTTGGCTCCATGACTATTAATAGACAAtcacaaaacaaatatttaaggaaaaaagaatcTGTAGAGGAGTGAGcggttttctctttttttctaacGAGAGCAGAAGCGAGCGGAGGTGTGGTTGGCGCcaattagggtttttctttGAGAGACAGAGGTGGAGATTGGGAAATAAGGTGAAATATGAGGGGTATAACGGGAAGACATTTTTCAATTTCTGAGAGAACTTAGGTTCTGTCAAGCCATTGAGCctggagagagaggggggggggatttGGGGAAGGAGATAAAAGGCGGAGGAAGAGGAACGCGGTGTGTTGACGAGGATAGCcggttaaattaaatattacgcGGAATAGAAGCGGATAGAATTCCGTAGAAAGTAAGGAGGTGATGGGATTTGGATTTGGCATTGGAGTTTCAAGAGAATATCGAGATGGCCACTGGATGCCTTGAGCCACCTTGAATTGCTTGATGTTGACGTTGTCACCTTGGATAGAGACTATATGATACTGATGTCTTTCTCCATATTTTTGTTGGGTTAGTTGTgtttaatttaactaattacaaacaaaatatatataaatcctACTTAATTGAGTTCATGAAGCCATTGGGCACACCGTCTCTAACtcgattttttggttttttaacgTCTGATtaaccaaaaacaattaaaaaaataataattcactgtggattactggtgttttttttttttttgttattaaattttttttatgttgttttaattgGGGTTTTGGgttgattgtttattttgacTTGTGGGTTTTTAAAACATTAGATACGATATTGagttaatgcttgattttatattaaaaaaaatcaatttaattacttACAAGGGATTGaaggtgaaattgaaagaaatgaacAGTAACAAGCtctttttaaggaaaaaaaagtgtaaactttagttttgttttttattaaattttttttatcaattgaatACTTTAATTTTGTGTAGATTTAAGCTTAATagcttgttttgatatatatatttttttatgtagttaaCTTGATCTTGAAATAACGTCATGCAATTGTCTTGGTGCTGCATTTAAGGAGAAATggtttaatttcattgtttgaaATAAGTTGAAATGAGAGGACTAAAACTGTTTCAAAGAACAATTAGGAGgccatttaaaagaaaatactgTCAGCGTCTTTTCCACAAATTTGCTCTTTGGGTTTTGGGGgggaaaaatcatttttgatccCTTGAGCTCTGGATGCTGCTGTCGAGCACTACTGTTAGATGTTGCTGCAAGCATGAACATGTTGAGTTGTTTGGAAGGTACAGGCTGCTGCTTCAAAACTGGAGTTTTTGGGACTCTAGAAtagtaaaaagattaaaaaaaaaaagacaagagggaagataaaataacacaaaaatagaGTTACAAATACAAGGATgagagaggaaaaataaaaaacaaaaaagagtagACAACACTAGAAGTTAATCGAAGCTCTGATGACGACATTACCAGTACCATACAAAAGATCTCGACAAGACgaatctaataatataaaatagggTTATTAATAATGAACGAAGTGGGTCATATAAGTCTTTCAAAAATGTCAGGGCTCACTTGTCTTTAGACCGTTCGTGTGGCCTACTTCGGTCATTGCTAATGACCTTTTTTAATCATGTtgatttatcttattaatatctttttaacaaTACCGATTGTGTCGTTATTGAAGTTTTAGTAACTctaaagtcttttttttctttctcactcctcttttttttattgaattttatgtctagtaattttctaattaaatagaGTGTCATGTGATAATTGTGACTCACAAATCATAAATGATAATTATGACTCATAAATTATAGATATTACTAGCCAGTCCAGCCTTAAAAGCCACACCCAAGCCTATAGAAGTGCACACAACCAAGAACTAATAGCTTAAAAACTCTCACCTCACACCAACAAACCAACAGGAAATAAATCTCCATGAATTCCAACTTAGCGGGAGAAAACACTAAAGCAGTCCTTCAAGTGATAAGAATTGCTCCAATCCACAGTAATTACACTCGGTGGctaaaatgttttcttaaacccttttagtatattttttttaattttaattgagatagatCTGAAATTGTGAACCTGTTCTTTGGTTTGTTTGTGAGGCGTTCTCTGATGTGTTTgtaccagaaaaaaataaagagatggaAAGTTGtaacctgtaaaaaaaaaaaaaacataaagatatATGGTAGGGATGCTGCCACGTatccaacaaaacaaataaaaaaatagtgaaaaaaaactgGCCAAAACTTATCGCAATAATGAATTAGAAATGTAAGCAATACAATCCACAGTGATTTTAGACACAATCTATAGTGATTTActgatctcttttagttttttcttttcattatttaaatttgtattatttttaaaaatattttttgaattatattattttaacaaaaaaaattaattattaaaaaaccaaaaaacctctCAAAACTGTTGAGCTGTTGTGATTTGAAATTGTCGCGTTGACTTTGTTGCAGCAAAGAAACTGCAGCAACTGCTATGATTTTTGTACGAAAGGAAGGTATGGTGTTGGAGCTAGTTGTTGCTAGGCTGTTctatctacaaaaaaaaaaaattatgaacaaaaaaaaaaacatagtagaaaaaaaaatgctatgtTTTTCCCTTCTAAATAACCTGAGCTCTGAATACTTTGATTtcaattattgaaaataaaaacatacaaaaatttgaataaacttcccaaattttattaattaatcacaCTTTTATCAACACACGTACTTGTAAATacacactttttaaattttgaatacaTTAgcctttatatttataaatagattaattatataactatcataatttaataaaaattctaactaattaattaaacaagaaTTCTTAAAAACtaatctaatataatttttttatatcaaggaTTTCTATATTCATTAAGATGTTTCCCAGTAttcaagtttataatttttcttgaagTTGGAGAATAATTATATCATTGATTTGATGGTCGTGGATGTTCCCCACCCGGGATTTTAcactattaaaaattaataattttatctatatattatatttttaattgctaaGTCACATTTGCATGCATAACTGCTCCtcggattttgtttttaattactaCATAGCTTTCGGATCAATTAAGACGTTAGTACATGGGGATCTCGTTAATGTAACAGCGTCTGGTACGATTTTGATGCTTTTGATGGGACGAAGCTAACTGCATTCCCTTTGAAGCAATAATTAAAGCGTAGGTATATATTAGAATGACTGAGggataaaaacttgaaattaaaaaatttatttttattataatctcatgtttgaattatgtaattaatataataattattaaatcattaattttaaaattcatgaaattagtCGAGATGTGCATAGTATAatgatcattaaaaatttacataattaaaaattttataatttataaaattagttgaaatcTATTTAAAGTGATTAtatcaacattaataaaaaaattattaataataattaaagccTCGGCATCACTGTTGGAAAACTCAATAActaaatacatatataatttgTCAAATAATTCCTCTCAGTACAATGCATTAATTATAACGTTTAACTGAAATCGGTAGAATCTAGATATGGAGAAGACAGCAACTAGCATCTTCCTGTTGTTGCTGTTGGGCCTTTCCTTCTCAGCAGAAAACGGCAGTTGACAGAGAGGATATAGCTGCAAAATTAAATAGAACAGTTAATTGTGTATTAATAGGCCGCACGCCGCATGTTTACCGTGACACCAAACTCAAAGCTGCTTCTGGGATTGACTCTCACTCCAAAAACGATAATGAGCATTACTGATAACAATTAGCAATAATGCATCTCACCGGCAGCTAGCTGCATGTGCAATCAACTTGcaagcaaaaagaaaattattttatagatttCAACGAGATCcttccaatatattttaatttcagctCCTTTTAATCGGTGTTTGTAAATGAGCCTCGAATgttatttggtaaaaatttaaaatttattttttgaattttttttatattattttattctactcatatcaaaaataaattttttaatatatttcttaataaaaaataacttttaaaaaaacattattaccACCATATCAAACATTATCTATACGGAAGAGATATAAAAgtcaaatatttctttttttttcttttcaatatggatagttaaataatttatatgagATAAATTTatcttaagataaaaaatatataagatgtAAAGTATAATGacatccaaaatataaaaaaatgattgcataaaaagtaaacaaatcAGTATATTAagtcatataaaattataagcTTGAGTAGGTAACAGTTAACAATTCGATAACAAATAACAATTGAACCTCCTTATCCTTAGATTACCATAACTGTTGACGTGTCACGCACCGACattatataatttgttgaaAGCCTTAAGTATGTAGAGTCGTGCACTGAGCAATAAGTAAATCAACCTGCATCAATGTAAGAAGGGAACCAATTTAATTAGCAGTTCCAAGAAATATTAGAGCCGATATTGGTCGGAATAtgttaatcattattttttaaaatatttttttatttaaaaaatattaaaataatattttttattttaaaaaaaattatttttgatattaacacattaaaatgatttaaaaacataaaaatattaatttaaaataaataaaaaataatttttttttaaatacaaaaacaaacattcctGCATCTAGCAATGAaccaacaataatatttttttgagggGTTTGTAAGTATAgtagatgttattttttaaaatattttttatttcataaatatattaaaataatatatttttatgtttttagatcattttaatgtgttattaacacattaaaatgatctaaaaacataaaaatattaattttaaaaaaatatatatattttttaaatacaaaaacaaacatttccaCATCTAGCAATGAAcccacaataatattttttggagGGGTTTGTAAGTATAgtagatgttattttttaaaatattttttattttataaatatatcaaaataatacattttttaaaaaaaattattttaacatcatacatcaaaataatttgaaaataaaaaaattaatttttttttaaaaatattttttaaagcataaaaacaaaaaatatttcttcgCTGTTTGCTTGTTGGACTTTTTCCTTTTGTATAATAAAACGAAGCACACATGACGCAACCgaagaataaaaaacacattcttGCATTGCTTGCTGGCTATTATTAGTAGTAAAATATTGGGATTGGCtgttgtgaaaaaaatatcagtaaGCTTAATTTTGCTGGCGAATGGCAGTTCACCAGCTGTTGCTTCCTCAAGGATGACCAAAACATTTAATACAGTCATGAAAAGACTGATATTCTTTTAAATGTTTGAGGTGTTTTTATTCTCAGTTTGTGATCTTTTTTCTTGTCGGAGAAATGATTTAGAAGCAAGTAGGCAGGCAGTTGGCTCCTTCGGACACCATTTGTTTCTTACACGGGACGGTTTGCTGGACATCCCAATccaatcataatttaatttgaccgtgtaaaattatttaacacCTTTTTATGCATTTAAATACAACTTACACCTTCAAACTTGTCCACACCAATAAGGGGGAggtagaaatgaaaaaaaatggcatGAAGCTCAAAAGTCCCTGttgatcttttgaaaaattatcacactcaaatattggattttttttttttaaacttgaatgTCCGGATTAGCTTGAACGCACCTCGACTAAACTCACAGGTTTTGtagttaacaaccatgtaagcctTCAAAAACCATCATATTAAAAATCACAGGGCTCGAACCTGAGTTCATAGGGTGAACaaatcctttaattttaaaattcttactACTAAATCatctattaaataattaaatattggaTGCTTTTCTTTCACCACATCGAAGAGCATAGTTTTAACAACTTGATCACTTATTTTGTTATTCCTAAGCCTGTACTggtttggatttaaaaaattttgaaaaaaattaattggtctGATTTGATAACAAACCAGGATTaactcaaatttaataaaataattatatataacctGCCAAAAAATCATTAAGTTTTCTTAGCAAATTTTATTTTCGtcaaaacaactttatttttattattttttttaaaaaatgaacctCTCGATTTGTGATTCTATCTTACCTGAGCCGATCCTggaattagttttaaaaaatgaatggtGCTTGATAACGAATCCTGTGGGAGCACTTCTGACTCAGTTTCATGATCACACTGATGATTGCCTACAGATTGCTGAGGTTCATCTTCCAATACAGTCAACGCCTTCTTTCATCCTTCCCTTTACTTTTCCCAATCTCAAGTTGTTTGTACAGTTTGCGACCTACAAACATTGATGATTCATGTGCCAATGTCCAAGAAATTATATTCCatcaatttaaaatgaaaattggaTTTTGTGAAAATTAATGACacaatttatgatgtttttcgTTAACATGTTATATGCTTTTTGTCcggatataattattttatcactgatataatttaaagtagattattattttatattcatcttgttgtttcgattttttttgttttcatgtttttacaAAGGGTTATTTCTTGATTCCACCCTTGTCGGTCTATACTAAGAGATActctatgaaaaaaaagaaaaaaaaaagcattcccTCTAATCAGGCAAATAAAGTGGGATAAAGAAGCAAAGCATCGAATCTTaaaatggaaagagaaaaattgtttattaaatTGGGAAGATATAAAAAGCCTTTGGATtccaaagaaagaaattaaagctttctttatatatcttttaatttattgctTCCCTCTCAACCTTACAGATTATATTCTTCCCAGACGGTGGGGCTCGTTGCCAACACTAATCAATGGCTTGGGCATGAGAGTGCTGAGCAGGGAAAtaatccctctctctcttctctggAGATGATTAAATTGTAAATGCTCATAATTTGTACAGTTACAATTATACAAAGTGAGAGCCACCTCTCCCAAAAGTCTAATCATATCCATGATCTTCACCTTGTAGTTGAATTCTAGATTCCACTTGCAAAACGACATCATCCAAAGCCAAAACTCTAGATTCCAGACCACAACAGATTTCTTGAGGTGGAAGAAGGATATGATATGATGTATAAGAGAGACTTTACCTGCTAAGAACAGTGGATTTCTTACGgttttatcaataaattcaTAGCATCAGTTAGCAGAAACTCagagcttttttcttttatattagagCTTCTTCAAACTCATTAATGGACCACATGCAAAAGAGTTGTAGTAGTTGGAGAATCcgcattaatattattttccaaatatagttttttttttggtacagCTCATGCCGGCAATATGAGCCAGCAACTTGTTTTCTAGTAGCTGGAGGATTTTGCTGACAATGGTATTCCAGAATTTGATAATGATCAATAATGATATAATCAATTATCTtccaaaacaaataatcaattaattagaCTATAAGAGAATGTTATTGATAATGATATAATAGAATTGTTGCATGTAACTTTTCacactatttttatatattctgaTAGTTTTCTCATTCATTTTTCCCGGAAAGAATAATGCATAtatcttatattaaaaagaaatttaaaaggtGAAGGATTTTATtggctatgaaaaaaataaaattcagtgATCAAATTTGAGAAtgaggtaaaaaaataataaaatgagttTCATttgatgttaattaattttatttgatgagagGTGTTCCATTGATGTATTGTTTATCCTTTATCTTGTGAGGTAGATTAGGGTTAGGGTTGagagagaattttttttgacCAATTTAGAAGTGTTTTGAGTTAATAATTGGGTTTATTGATATTATAAGGATATTTATTAGctatttttatgtgaaaataaattttgaggttaaaaaaatcccaacctgATTTTTTAACCATCTTTTTAGTGATTAGATATTAGATAATCAAAAAAGTATTattgcataataaaataaataaaaggctCGAACGCCTAGCCTTGTGGATCTACAGGCaagatcttttcttttattaggcCAGACATGCTGGTCGTCTAGGCTTAGGTCgctggtctttttttttaactttaattttttaaaaatttaaatgaattaaaataaagtgTTTAAATATATGTGTGAAATGTCCAACCAAGCATGTATTTAGttttaattgagatttaaaataaaaaaattaaaaatatttgtgatattttttaataaaatatagtttaattttttcttggttttcaaATAGGATTCTAACATTTGTTCTTTAATATTAGAAGGCATTCTTTTTGTTTAACCCTACataattttcaattcttttaattaaatatatgtatcatttttttttacaattattttgtttatcgcaaaaaaaaaaggttgaaaatgactatacactcatttttttatgttaaaatctttttttttgtttgtttaatacGTGGTGAAGCTGGAGTCAAACAAGGACGCAATATCCTTGAAAAGAAGGCTTTAGGCTTCAGCTTTCCACTTTTCAATCTAGACCAATAGAAGCCAAAGTTGTAGCATATAACCTTCACATGAGCACAGGCTTAATGTTGATGTGATTTCACATGTGTAGTGGTACAACTGGCAATCTTTTCCCCAAGTTTGGATGACATGGCATTGGCTTCTTCGaaccaaataacaaaaaatggtGGGGGTAATGAAGAGACGTGGGCTGGGCCTTGCAATGGCGATGCCGGATGGATGCTGACAGAGAAAACCACGACAACCGGGCCCACATGGAAGTGGAGAGCCAATCCTCGAGCAAGAATATGTCTGTCGACGTCCCCGGTACCTTATGATAGAGGAGTGGAATTGtaaattgagagagagagagagagacgaatGTTTTGGGGAAATGAAATTAAGGACGATAAAGCAGGTTGAAGAACAATCTTGAGTGAAGGAACCATAATTAATTCTTTGACTCTGATTGGATGAGTTGCCTTGTCCAATCTTTCTGGCATGGCCCACAGCCATCATGTGACGGCCGGGTGGGGCCTACACTTGCCCCTTCATAGAAGGcgaaaccaaaattaatatttcttcaacaTTATAAGCgataaaaaacctgaaataattgattataaaaaatgaattttcaatattatagaagaaaaaaaaaatctgattgaGACTTAGTGTTTATCTGCCAGGAATATCGTCTCACCACTAGAAGTTCTAATATTATTACGAAAGCTTAGTAATAACATCGTAAGAAGCCATATGCTCCACAAGAATAATAatctaagaaaatcaaataaaatattatgaaatgaacatttcatttttatatataaataaataa includes:
- the LOC118048158 gene encoding uncharacterized protein, coding for MEPTAGKPNFLSNILVKVLLFGVLIIIVRFAYIVTITGESCNLGGFCFLPENFNFVIAGTGTGFSTANRAVESTSAGPSQPYLYTSKDWIKAVHFYSDIFHDLVSEGYLSAISKTLCVETPNGEDVFALKEIGILDSIGIYQKASKPLVISSKENRWPFDENSFDFIFSGGDRLDKASQKRPLDLTVSEIQRTLKPEGFFVVHVSAKDNYSFNSFLDLFNSCKLIKSLDIEGYNSSLPFIREIVLQKKGGSEILSKGSDGNSENTCSVPGYKRDLVRNAESLIKEEPLKPWITLKRNIKNIKYLPAMADISFKSRYVYVDVGARSYGSSIGSWFKKQYPKQNRTFDVYAIEADKAFYEEYRVKKGVKLLPYAAWVRNETLRFEINHDPGKKVKDKARGMGRIQPVKYDSSSESFNGEVNEIEGFDFAEWLKSTVTEKDFVVMKMDVEGTEFDLIPRLFETGAICLIDEIFLECHYSRWQRCCPGQRSSKYEKTYGECLDLFTSLRDRGVLVHQWW